The Pectobacterium carotovorum genomic sequence TTAGATAAAAGACTTTATTTATAAAAGAATGCTGGAGAAAAACATGTCGGAGAAAATAAATGCATAAAATAGGATTCGTATTGGCAGCATTACTGATGGCGCAGGCTCATGCTGAAGTCACAACGAACGCGCCAGCGCCAAATCAACCGGCGGTACGCGGCAGCATTATCGCCAGTCTGTTACAAGAGCACGATACCCCGTTTGTCCTCTATCCTTATGAAAGTAACTACTTACTCTACACCTATACCAGCAACATCAATAAAACCGCGATCCAGAGCTATAACTGGGGCGATGAAGCACGTAAAGATGAAGTGCATTACCAGTTGAGCCTGGGGTTCCCGATCTGGCGTGGCATTCTGGGCGATAACTCGCTGCTGGGCGCTTCCTATACGCAGCGCTCATGGTGGCAGTTGTCGAATAAGAGTGAGTCTTCTCCGTTCCGTGAAACGGACTATGAGCCACAGGTCTTTTTGGGCTGGGCAACGAACTACGACTTTGCGGGCTGGACACTGCGGGATATCGAAGTGGGCTTTAACCACCAGTCTAACGGCCGTTCCGAACCGACGTCACGCAGTTGGAACCGCGCTTATACCCGCCTGATGGCGCAGAACGGCAACTGGCAGATCGATGTGAAACCGTGGATACGTTTCTCCGATAGCCAGGACGATAACCCGGACATCACCAAATACATGGGCCATTATCGCTTACGCGTCGGCTATGTGTGGGGCGACAGCGTCTTTAGCGCGGAAGGGCGTTATAACTGGAACAGCGGCTACGGCGGTGGTGAACTGGGCTGGAGCTATCCGCTGACGCGTCATGTTCGCTTTTATACTAAGGTCTTTAGCGGCTACGGCGAATCTCTGATTGACTACAACCACCGCCAGACCCGCTTCGGCGTTGGGGTGACGCTGAACGACATGTTCTAATGATCGTGTGTTTTAGCGATTGCCGTTTTTAGCCATCGTCGTTTTACCAAACTTAACCATTGCAGTTTTACCAAACGGCGCTGAAAATAGCGCCTGTTTGATTTCATTGAATTGGGGAAGGCGTGTCTACGGCGGAAGTATTGAATAAGGAAGCGCTGGCGGTTCAGGTTCTGCGGGACACGTTCGGCTACCAGCAATTCCGACCGGGTCAGCAGGAAATTATCAGCGCGACGCTCAGTGGGCAGGACTGTCTGGTTATCATGCCAACAGGCGGCGGCAAGTCGCTGTGCTATCAAATCCCCGCGCTGGTGATGGACGGGCTGACGCTGGTGGTGTCTCCGCTGATTTCGCTGATGAAAGATCAGGTCGATCAGCTTCAGGCCTACGGTGTGTCGGCTGCCTGCCTGAATTCGACGCAGACGCGTGAACAGCAGCTTGAAGTGATGGCGGGTTGCCGTACCGGTCAAATCAAGCTGCTGTATATTGCGCCGGAACGTCTGACGACAGATAGCTTCCTCGATCATCTCGCCCACTGGCAGATCGCCCTGATCGCGGTGGATGAAGCGCACTGCATTTCCCAATGGGGACACGATTTCCGCCCTGAATACCGCGCTCTGGGGCAGATTAAACAGCGTTTTCCCCATCTTCCTTTCATCGCTTTGACGGCCACCGCTGACGAGACCACGCGCAACGATATCGTTCGCCTGCTGGATCTGCGGTCGCCGCTCATTCAGATCAACAGTTTTGACCGCCCGAACATTCGCTACACGCTGGTAGAGAAGTTTAAACCGCTCGATCAGCTCTGGATGTTCGTGCAGGGGCAGCGTGGGAAAAGCGGTATCATCTACTGCAATAGCCGCTCCCGCGTGGAGGATATTTGCGCGCGTTTGCAGGCCCGTGGGCTGAGCGCAGGAGCGTATCACGCTGGTCTGGATAATGAACGGCGTGCGCAGGTGCAGGAAGCGTTCCTGCGTGACGATCTTCAGGTGGTGGTGGCGACCGTCGCATTTGGTATGGGCATCAACAAACCTAACGTGCGATTTGTGGTGCATTTTGATATTCCGCGCAATATCGAATCCTACTATCAGGAAACGGGGCGTGCCGGACGTGACGGCCTCGCGGCTGAAGCCGCGTTGTTCTACGATCCGGCGGATATGGCGTGGCTGCGCCGCTGTCTGGAAGAAAAACCCGCTGGGCCGCAGTTGGATATCGAGCGCCATAAGCTCAATGCGATGGGCGCGTTTGCCGAAGCACAGACCTGTCGGCGTTTGGTGCTGCTGAACTATTTCGGTGAAGGACGCCAACAACCCTGCGGTAACTGCGATGTTTGTCTCGATCCGCCGAAGCGCTATGACGGGCTGGTTGAAGCGCAAAAGGCGCTGTCCTGCGTGTATCGGGTCGGGCAGCGCTTTGGTTTAGGGTATATCGTCGAGGTGCTGCGCGGCGCAAATAACCAGCGTATCCGAGATTTTGGTCATGACAAGCTGCCGGTTTACGGCATCGGTAAGGACAAATCGCAGGAGCATTGGGTCAGCGTACTGCGCCAACTGATTCATCTGGGTTTGCTGAACCAGAACATCACGATGCATTCCGCTGTACAGCTTACCGAATCGGCGCGTCCGGTATTGCGCGGAGAAGTGCCGCTACAGCTGGCCGTGCCGCGTGTGATTAACCTGAAACCCCGCGCGAATCAAAAATCTTACGGCGGAAATTACGACCGTAAGCTGTTCGCCAAATTGCGCAAACTGCGTAAATCCATCGCGGATGAAGACAATATTCCGCCTTACGTGGTGTTCAGCGATGCGACGCTGCTGGAGATGGCGGAACTGATGCCGATCACCGCGGGTGAACTGCTGAATATCAACGGGGTAGGACACCGTAAACTCGAACGTTTCGGTGCGCCTTTCATGAACATGATTCGCGATCATGTCGATAATGATGACGAGTAACGCTCGTCTTGTCTGACTGCATTTAAAAACAGGAAAACCAACATGCTGATGCTATTTCTGACGGTGGCGCTGGTGCATTTCATTGCGCTGATGAGCCCGGGGCCGGATTTCTTTTTCGTTTCACAAACCGCGGCCAGCCGTTCCCGACGTGAAGCGATGATGGGCGTGCTGGGTATTTCTCTGGGCGTGGTGGTCTGGGCGGCGATCGCGCTGCTGGGGCTGCATCTGCTGTTGCAAAAAATGGCCTGGCTACATACGGCTATTACCGTCGGCGGCGGGCTGTACCTGTGCTGGATGGGCTGGCAGATGCTGCGCTCCGCACGGCGTAAAGCGCAACTGGAAACCACGCAGGAAACGGCGGTGGTCTTGCCTCAGCGTGGCAAAACCTTTATGCGCGGGTTATTGACGAATCTGGCTAACCCGAAGGCGCTGATCTATTTCGGCAGCGTGTTCTCGCTGTTTGTTGGCGACAGCGTCGGCAGCGGTGCTCGCTGGGGATTGTTTGCGCTGATCTCGATTGAAACGCTGATCTGGTTCAGTCTGGTCGCGATGGTTTTCGCCCTACCGGCCATGCGTCGCGGCTATCAGCGTTTGGCGAAATGGGTGGATGGCGTAGCAGGTGTGCTGTTTACCGGATTTGGTCTACACCTGATTTTCTCTCGCTAATTTTTCCCTGCGAGGATGTCTCCCAGCGCACGTTCTGTGGAGAAAAAGCCGTAGGAAAACCCTTTCTCCGAGAAAAAAGCGCGCCGCCATTCACGACTGCGCGCTCTTTCATCAGGCCTTTCTCGCCGTGGCGAGTAACGCGCCAACCAGCACAAACAGTGAACCGAATATCCGGTTGAGCATCTTCATCTGCCGTGGGCCTTTTAGCCAGCCGGCGATGCGCGTGGCTAGCGTGGCATAGCCAATCATCACGATAATATCGACTACCACGGTGGTGACGCCCAACACCAGATACTGTGCGGCCTGCGGCTGGTGGGGGATAATGAACTGCGGGAACAGCGCCGCCAGAAACACGATGCTTTTCGGGTTGGTCAGATTCACCAGCACCGCGCGTTTAAAGAGTCTACGGCGCGGCATCGCGCTGGCGATCGCCTGAAGATCCAGTGCCCCCGCGGCACGCCATTGCTGAATCCCCAGCCAAATCAGATAAGCAGCGCCCAGCCATTTCAGCATATCGAAAGCCAGTACGGACTGGTTAAGCAGCGCGCCTAGCCCGATGCCGACCAGTACGATATGAATCGCCAGCCCGACCTGTAAACCACAGATCGAGGCCGCCGCGCCGCGGTAGCCGTGGCTAATGCCGGTGCTCATGGTGTTGATGGCACCAGAGCCGGGTGACAGGCTGAGAATAAGCGTTGTGAGTAAATAGGTTAACCACCAATCCAATGTCATAAAGCATGCCCCTGAATCACGTTCTGTATTACGAGAGTCTGTCTGTTTTTTATGTCACAATACGCTTGTGCTCCACTGCTTGTCATGTTCTTCCGCTAGCTTTAGTTTTCCCGCGTCACCGGAGAGGTGTGATGATTCAACGCCACAATACGTTGTTTACGTCGGAACGGTTAACGCCTGAAGGGTTAACCTTGAACCTGTTAACGCGAGAAGCGCAGTTTGCCGCTTTTGCTACCGGAGAATTACTGGATTTCTGGCGTCAGCGCGAAGAGGGCGAATTCTCTGGCGTTGATGACGTACCTATCCGGTTCGTTCGTTTTACCGCGCCACAGCACGACAAGATTGTCGTTGTCTTTTCAGGCCGTATCGAAAGCTATGTCAAATATAGCGAAGTGGCTTATGACCTCTTTCATAGCGGCTATGATGTACTCATCATGGATCACCGTGGGCAAGGTCGGTCTGGACGGGTGCTGCAAGACGGCCACCGTGGACACGTCGTGCGCTTCAGTGATTATGTTGATGATGCCGAAACGCTGTGTCAGCAGCACATTGGCCCTAAGCAATATACCCATCGGTTTGCGTTAGCGCATTCAATGGGGGGCGCGATTCTGGCACAGTTGCTGATTCGTCAGCCCGCGATGTTTGATGCCGTGGCGCTGTGCGCGCCGATGTTTGGTATCCGCTTGCCGCTTCCTCATTGCGTCGCCGGGTGGATTGTCGATTGGGCAGAGCGTCGCCCGGCGATACGCGATTATTACGCCATCGGCACCGGACAGTGGCGTCCGTTGCCTTATCGGATGAATGTGCTGACGCACAGCCGTGAACGCTACCAGCGCAGCATTCGATTTTATGCGGATTCACCAGATTTGCGCGTAGGCGGCCCCACTTATCACTGGGTACGTGAAGCGATACTGGCGGGGAAACAGTTGCAGGCACAGGCCAGCACGGTCACTACGCCGCTTCTGCTGTTACAGGCGGGGGAGGAACGCGTGGTGGATAACCGCAGCCAGAATGCGTTTTGCCAGGCGCTGGCGCAGAGCGGTAACGCCAATGCGAGCGGCGTTTTACAGGTTATCCCCGGGGCGCGGCATGAAATTCTCTTTGAAACGGATAACCTCCGCGCTCAGGCATTTGCGCTGATTCTGGCGCATTTTGCGCGTTATCATTGATTTTAGGCTGTTGGTAAACCGCTTAATGGACGCGGAGTAACCTCGTTAATTTTTTGCGGCGCGTGCCGCTATAACACACCAGAAGTGAGATCTCATCGTTATGTACCATGTCGTTGCTTCCGATTTAGATGGCACACTGCTGTCACCTGACCACTCGCTGTCCCCGTATGCAAAAGAAACCCTCAGGCTGCTGACGGAAAAAGGGATTCACTTTGTGTTCGCGACCGGACGGCACCACATGGATGTCGCGCAGATCCGCGATAATCTCGGCATCAGCGCGTTTATGATTACCTCGAATGGCGCGCGAGTGCACAACTCGCAGGGCGAGCTGATTTTTAGCCACAATCTGGATCAGGATATCGCCCGCGACCTTTACAGCGTCGTACACACTAACCCCGATATGCTGACGCACGTGTACCGCGATGATGAGTGGTTTATGAACCGTCCACGAGTGGAAGAAGAGCGTTTCTTCAAAGAGTCGATCTTTAAATACAAGTTGTTCGAGCCTGCGTTGCTGGAAACCGATGGCGTCAGCAAGGTGTTCTTTACCTGCGATTCCCATGAACAGCTGCTGCCGTTGGAAGAAGCGATCAATGCGCGTTGGGGCGACCGCGTTAACGTGAGCTTTTCGACGCTCACCTGTCTGGAAGTGATGGCGGGCGGCGTATCTAAAGGCCATGCGCTGGAGCAGGTGGCGAAGATCATCGGCTTCTCGCTCAAAGAGTGCGTAGCGTTTGGCGATGGTATGAACGACTACGAAATGCTGTCGATGGCAGGTAAAGGCTGCGTCATGCAGAACGCACATCAGCGCCTGAAAGATTTACTGCCGGATCGCGAAGTGATTGGTTCTAACGCAGACAGCGCGGTGCCGAATTACCTGCGGGAACTGTTTCTGAAGTAAGCCGTATATTCTCGAACCGACGTACCATCGGGCACGTACTGCCCGATGGGATCGCTGAACTTCAGCGCGGTTTTTTCAGAAAATCGACCGCTTTGTCGGGGAAATCGGTGAACAGCCCGTCAACATCCGCCTGATAGTAGAGAATATCGTAGAGCCGATCGATATCCTTGGCGTACGCCGGTAGCCTGTCGGCCCTTGCCGTGAACGGGTGTACCTGAAGTTTATGTTGATGGGCGTCCTTCACCATGTCGGTAAAGGTGATGTTGTCAGACGTCGAACCTTTCTGGACGAGCATGTGGTAGTCCGGCCCGATACCATCGGCATAGGTTGCAATCTGCTGCATGGCGCCGGGCTTTTGCATCCAGTCGTAGTTGTAATTCACCCACGTCCCATCGGCCTGTTTCTCGTAGGTTTCATGCCAGTCGGTATAGGCAATCAACTGAATCAGGTTTAGGTCCATCTTCATCTGCGGCTGCAATTCGGTTTTGATGCGCTTTAGCTCGGCAACATCAAACGATTGCAGGAAGACCTTATCGCTTTTTTTCGTATAGCCATACTGCTTCAATACGGCCAGCGTTTCGCGCGCGATGTCTTTCCCTTCCTGATGGTGAAACCACGGTGCTTTGATTTCGGGGTAGAGGCCGATGTTCTTGCCGGTTGAGTGGTTCAGTCCCTGAATAAATTCAATTTCTTCCTGAAAGGTATGAATACGGAAGTCGGATTTCCACATCGGAAAACGGTTCGGGTAGCTCTGTACCTGCTTGCCGTCTTTGATGTCGAATCCTTCGGTAAATTTCAGTGACTTGATTTCTTTCAGCGTGAAATCGATGGCGTAAAAGCGTCCATCTTTGCGGGCACGTTGCGGAAAACGTTCCGCAACGTCGGTCACGCGATCCAGATAGTGGTCATGCAGGACAATCAGTGCGTTATCTTTGGTGAGCACCAGATCCTGCTCCAGATAATCGGCACCTTGAGCGTAGGCCATTGCCTTGGCCGGAAACGTATGCTCGGGCAGATAGCCGCTGGCACCGCGGTGGGCAATAACGATTTTGTCGGTTGATGAAGCGGAGCCACTCGCGTGACTGGAAGCACTAAGGGAAACGGAGAGTGCGAGGGCGGAGAGTAGGGATGTTACGGTAACGTTCATGCGATCAAACCTCTTTCTGTTGAGAGAAAGGAGGCGTCATCATGACGCCGCCAGAGGGATGCTTACAAGAGCGGGTTAAGCGCGGTTGGCTAACTCTGCTTTATGTTTTTTCTCATTCAGCATAACAACAATCAGCAGAAGTACCGCCAGAATGCTGCCGCCGATCATGACCATGAAGCCGCCATCCCAACCGAAGAAGTCAACGGTGTAGCCGACGATGGCGCTGGCGGCAACGGAACCACCGAGGTAGCCGAACAGACCGGTAAAGCCTGCTGCTGTCCCTGCTGCTTTCTTCGGTGCCAGTTCCAGCGCGTGCAGACCAATCAGCATAACCGGGCCGTAGATCAGGAAGCCGATGACGATCATACAGGCCATATCCACACCCGGATTACCGGCTGGGTTCATCCAGTACACGATGGTCGCTATCGTCACCAGTGTCATAAAGAACACGCCCGTTGCACCACGGTTGCCTTTGAACACTTTATCGGACATCCAGCCGCACAGCAGCGTACCCGGAATACCCGCGTATTCGTACAGGAAGTAGGCCCAGGACGATTTATCCAGTGCGAAGTGTTTCACTTCTTTCAGATAAGTCGGTGACCAGTCGAGGATGCCGTAACGCAGCAGGTAAACGAAGACGTTGGCGATAGCGATGTACCACAGCAGTTTGTTCGGGAAAACGTACTGCATGAAAATCTGCTTAGCTGTCAGTTCTTCTTCGTCTTTTTCATTGTAGTCAACCGGATAGTCGTTTTTGTACTCTTCAATCGGTGGCAAACCACAGGATTGCGGGGTATCACGCATCAGGGCAAATGCGATTAGCGCAACCAGAATCGCGGCGAAAGCAGGCATGTAGAGTGCGGCTTTCCAGTCGTTAAACCAGGCCATACCCAGCAGGAACAGCAGAGGCGGAAGCCCGCCGCCGACGTTGTGAGCACAGTTCCATACGGATACGATGCCGCCACGCTCTTTCTGCGACCACCAGTGAACCATGGTGCGTCCACACGGTGGCCATCCCATTCCCTGGAACCAACCGCACAGGAACAGCAGGACGAACATAATCGCGATGCTTGATGTCGCCCACGGCACGAAGCCCATGAACAGCATCACGGCGGCCGCCAGAATCAGACCGGCAGGCAGGAAAACCCGTGGGTTGGAACGGTCAGATACCGAACCCATGATGAATTTGGAAAAGCCGTAGGCGATAGAGATACCGGACAGCGCAAAGCCAAGGTCACCGCGTGAGAAGCCCTGTTCAATCAGGTAAGGCATTGCCAGTGTGAAGTTTTTGCGTACCAGATAGTAGGCGGCGTAGCCAAAAAAGATCCCCATGAAGATCTGCCAGCGCAGACGGCGATAGAGGGGATCGACACGATCCTGCGACACGCGTGGCTGGTGGGCGGCGGGCCTAAAAATACTCAGCATAGATATCTCCAATGCGAAAAAAAACGATAGCTTTTTTGTTCTATTACGAACGTTATTGTAAGGGGCTAGCGTGCAAATGAGTGTGATTCATGACGCTAATGTTACACTTTTATGAAACTGTGACGATTTTTGCGCTCATGTTAACAGAATCGGAAAATTCCACAGTGTGGTTTTAGTGATGTAAATCACACTTATTGTTTTTAAACGCCCCTTTGTTTTCGTTTAGTGTTCGTTTTTGCTCTTTATCAAACATTAACCCTTCTTTCTGTGTCCCAATAGCAACATATATCCCCTCCGCCTTAAGCGAGAACACAATGCGAACAAACGAGAACTGGCGTGAAACTGACGTGGTTGTCATCGGCGGTGGTGCGACGGGGGCAGGTACTGCACGGGATTGCGCCCTGCGCGGACTGCGCTGCCTGTTGCTTGAGCGTTATGATATTGCGACTGGGGCAACCGGGCGTAATCACGGCCTATTACACAGCGGCGCCCGCTATGCGGTTACCGATGGCGAGTCTGCCCGCGAATGTATTGAAGAGAATCAGATTCTCCGGCGGATTGCCCGCCACTGTATTGAACCTACCGACGGTCTGTTTATCACGTTGCCGGAAGACGATCTCGGCTGGCAGGCGCAGTTTATTACCGCCTGCCAGCAGGCGGGGATTCGCGCGCAGGCGATAGATCCGCAGGAAGCGCTGCGGCTGGAACCCGCGGCTAATCCGGCGCTGATTGGAGCGGTGCGCGTGCCGGATGGTTCTGTCGATCCCTTTCGCCTGACGGCAGCCAACATGATCGATGCCTGCGAGCACGGCGCGGAAGTCTTGACCTATCATGAAGTTATCGGACTGATTCGTCAGGGCGATCGGGTTACCGGCGTGCGCGTTTTCGACCATAAAAAAGGTGTGGAAACGGAAATATACGCACAGGTGGTCGTCAACGCTGGCGGTATCTGGGGACAACACATTGCGGAATATGCCGATCTGCGCGTGCGTATGTTTCCGGCAAAAGGCGCACTGCTGATTCTTGGGCACCGCATCAACAACATGGTGATCAACCGCTGCCGTAAACCGGCGGATGCCGACATTCTGGTGCCGGGCGATACCATTTCGCTGATTGGTACGACCTCAACTCACATCGACTACGACCAAATCGACAATATGCTGGTGACGCCTGCTGAGGTGGAAACGCTGATGCGCGAAGGTTCCATGCTGGCGCCGTCGCTGGCGAGCACGCGAATTTTGCGCGCCTATGCTGGCGTCCGTCCTCTTGTTGCCAATGACAGTGACCCCAGCGGGCGTAGCGTAAGTCGCGGCATTGTGCTGCTCGACCATGCCAGCCGCGACGGGCTGGAAGGGTTTATCACGATCACCGGCGGCAAGCTGATGACCTACCGACTGATGGCGGAGTGGGTGACGGACGCCATCTGCAAAAAGCTGGGCCATGACGTGGCCTGCTCGACAGCGCAGACGCCGCTGCCCGGTTCTGAATCGCTGGATGAAGTGAAAACCGTTCCTCACGCCCTGTCTGCTTATCCTGCGGCAAAACCGCTCTCGGCCCCGCTGCGTGGTTCAGCGATTTATCGCCACGGTGAACGTGCTGGAAGAATGCTGTCCGGCGAGCGTCTGGACCGCAGTCTGGTGTGCGAATGTGAGGCCGTGACGGCAGGGGAGGTGCGCTACGCCGTGGAATCGTTGCAGGTGAATAACCTGATTGACCTGCGTCGGCGTACTCGCGTGGGTATGGGCACCTGTCAGGGGGAACTGTGCGCCTGTCGTGCGGCGGGTCTGCTGTGCCGTCTGGGCACGGCGACGCCGGAGCAGTCGCTTACGCAACTCAGTCAGTTTTTGAACGAACGCTGGAAAGGCATTCGCCCGATTGCGTGGGGCAATGCCCTGCGTGAAAGCGAGTTTACCAGCTGGATTTATCAGGGTTTGTGCGGCCTGACGGCCAGCGACAGTCAGGAGGATCGCCATGCGCTATGACGTTGTAATTATTGGCGGAGGGCTCGCGGGGCTGACCTGCGGTATTCGCTTAGCGGAGCAGGGAAAACGCTGCGCCATTGTCAGCGCCGGGCAGAATGCGCTGCATTTTTCTTCCGGTGCGCTGGATTTACTTTCCCATCTCCCTGACGGGCAGCCCGTGAGTCAGCCGCTTGAGGCGTTGGATGAGCTGGCGCGTCAGGCTCCTCACCACCCTTATTCCCGTATGGGTGCGGCGGCAGTGGCGGCCCTGTTGCCACAGGTTGAGGCGCTGCTGACACGCAGCACTATCTCCTTGCAGGGCAATCATCAGCAGAACCACTGGCGCATGACGCCGCTAGGTAAGTTTCGTGCCTGCTGGCTGAGTCCGGTCGATGGCGTAACGCGTGGTCTGCCGGATTCTGGCTTTGGCGACAATCCGCTGATTGCAGGTATCGACGGTTTTCTGGATTTTCAGTCCCGAATTGTTGCCGGTACGCTCCAGGCACAGGGGATCGCGGCGCGCAGTGATGACCTCAAGCTGCCGGTGCTGGATCGGTTACGCCAAAATCCCAGTGAATTCCGTGCGGTAAATATCGCCCGCGTGCTCGACCGGCCGGAAAATCGTTCGGCGCTGGTGGAGGAGTTGTCGCTTCTGGCCAACGGTAACGATGCCATCATCATGCCCGCCTGTCTGGGATTGGATACCCCCGAGGTGGTGGGTGAACTCGCTGAGGCGCTAGGTAAACCGGTGATGTTGTTGCCGACCTTACCACCTTCAGTGCTCGGGTTGCGCTTGCATCAGGCGCTGTCGCAGCGCTTTCGCCAACTGGGTGGCATGGTGATGCCGGGCGATCGTGCGGTGCGTGCCTCGCTGTCGCCGCAGGAGATTGCCGTCCATAGCCACCATCACCGTGATATTCCGCTGCGGGCGAAGCATGCGGTGCTGGCGAGCGGCAGCTTCTTCAGCAACGGGCTGGTGACGCAGTTCGATCGGGTGACTGAACCGGTCTTTGGGTTGGACGTTCGGTTCGCTGACCAGCGCGAGGGCTGGAGCCAGCAGGATGTGTTTGCGCCGCAGCCTTATATGCAGTTTGGTGCGATTGTCGATGAGCATCTGCACCCGCGTATTGGAGGCAAAGCGATCGGTAATCTGTACGCCATCGGCGCGGTGCTGGAAGGTTTCGACCCGATCGTGCAGGGATGTGGAGCTGGGGTTTCCTTGCTCAGCGCACTTCATGTTGCCGAACAGATTTTGAAGGAGGGCAACCCATGAGCCTGCTTAGCGATAACAGTTTTGAAGATTGCATCAAGTGTACGGTCTGTACCACGTACTGCCCGGTTTCGCGCGTGAATCCGCTTTATCCCGGCCCGAAACAGGCCGGACCGGACGGCGAACGCCTGCGGCGCAAAGAGCCGGCGCTGTATGATGATGCGCTGAAATACTGCACCAACTGCAAACGTTGTGAGGTCGCGTGCCCATCGGATGTCAAAATTGGCGACATTATTCAGCGTGCAAAAGCGACGCACAGCAGCCACAAGCCGACATTGCGCGACGCGATTCTGAGCCATACCGACCTCATGGGATCGATTGCCACGCCGTTTGCGCCGCTGGTCAATACGGCTACCAGCCTGAAGCCGGTGCGCCAACTGCTGGATAAAGCGTTGAAAATCGACCATCGTCGCCAGTTGCCGAAATACTCGTTCGGCACCTTCCGGCGCTGGTATCGTCAGCAGGCGGCAAAGCAGCAGGCCTATGATGAGCAGGTCGCTTATTTCCACGGCTGCTATGTGAACTACAACCATCCACAGCTGGGTAAAGATCTGGTTCAGGTCTTTAACGCGATGGGTATTGGCGTCCAGTTGCTGAATAAAGAGAAATGCTGTGGCGTACCGCTGATCGCCAATGGTTTTCACGACAAGGCCAGAAAGCAGGCACGCGCGAATATCACGTCGCTGGATGAGGCAATCAATCAGAAATCCCTGCCGGTGGTCGCGACGTCATCCAGCTGTACGTTCACGCTGCGGGATGAATACCCGCATCTGCTGGGCGTGGATAACGGCAACGTGCGCGATGGCATCGAACTGGTGACGCGCCAGCTCTATCGTCTGCTGGAAGAAGAGGGACGGACGCTGCCGCTGCGTAAATTGCCGCTGCGGGTGGCGTATCACACGCCATGCCACCTGGAGAGGATGGGGTGGACAGCGTATACCCTGGCGCTGCTGCAACGCATCCCCGGTCTTGAGCTGGTGATGTTGGACTCCCAGTGCTGCGGTATTGCGGGCACCTACGGCTTCAAGAAAGAGAATTACGCCACGTCGCAAGGTATTGGTGCACCGCTGTTCCAGCAGAT encodes the following:
- the glpT gene encoding glycerol-3-phosphate transporter, whose translation is MLSIFRPAAHQPRVSQDRVDPLYRRLRWQIFMGIFFGYAAYYLVRKNFTLAMPYLIEQGFSRGDLGFALSGISIAYGFSKFIMGSVSDRSNPRVFLPAGLILAAAVMLFMGFVPWATSSIAIMFVLLFLCGWFQGMGWPPCGRTMVHWWSQKERGGIVSVWNCAHNVGGGLPPLLFLLGMAWFNDWKAALYMPAFAAILVALIAFALMRDTPQSCGLPPIEEYKNDYPVDYNEKDEEELTAKQIFMQYVFPNKLLWYIAIANVFVYLLRYGILDWSPTYLKEVKHFALDKSSWAYFLYEYAGIPGTLLCGWMSDKVFKGNRGATGVFFMTLVTIATIVYWMNPAGNPGVDMACMIVIGFLIYGPVMLIGLHALELAPKKAAGTAAGFTGLFGYLGGSVAASAIVGYTVDFFGWDGGFMVMIGGSILAVLLLIVVMLNEKKHKAELANRA
- the glpA gene encoding anaerobic glycerol-3-phosphate dehydrogenase subunit A, which produces MRTNENWRETDVVVIGGGATGAGTARDCALRGLRCLLLERYDIATGATGRNHGLLHSGARYAVTDGESARECIEENQILRRIARHCIEPTDGLFITLPEDDLGWQAQFITACQQAGIRAQAIDPQEALRLEPAANPALIGAVRVPDGSVDPFRLTAANMIDACEHGAEVLTYHEVIGLIRQGDRVTGVRVFDHKKGVETEIYAQVVVNAGGIWGQHIAEYADLRVRMFPAKGALLILGHRINNMVINRCRKPADADILVPGDTISLIGTTSTHIDYDQIDNMLVTPAEVETLMREGSMLAPSLASTRILRAYAGVRPLVANDSDPSGRSVSRGIVLLDHASRDGLEGFITITGGKLMTYRLMAEWVTDAICKKLGHDVACSTAQTPLPGSESLDEVKTVPHALSAYPAAKPLSAPLRGSAIYRHGERAGRMLSGERLDRSLVCECEAVTAGEVRYAVESLQVNNLIDLRRRTRVGMGTCQGELCACRAAGLLCRLGTATPEQSLTQLSQFLNERWKGIRPIAWGNALRESEFTSWIYQGLCGLTASDSQEDRHAL
- the glpB gene encoding glycerol-3-phosphate dehydrogenase subunit GlpB, yielding MRYDVVIIGGGLAGLTCGIRLAEQGKRCAIVSAGQNALHFSSGALDLLSHLPDGQPVSQPLEALDELARQAPHHPYSRMGAAAVAALLPQVEALLTRSTISLQGNHQQNHWRMTPLGKFRACWLSPVDGVTRGLPDSGFGDNPLIAGIDGFLDFQSRIVAGTLQAQGIAARSDDLKLPVLDRLRQNPSEFRAVNIARVLDRPENRSALVEELSLLANGNDAIIMPACLGLDTPEVVGELAEALGKPVMLLPTLPPSVLGLRLHQALSQRFRQLGGMVMPGDRAVRASLSPQEIAVHSHHHRDIPLRAKHAVLASGSFFSNGLVTQFDRVTEPVFGLDVRFADQREGWSQQDVFAPQPYMQFGAIVDEHLHPRIGGKAIGNLYAIGAVLEGFDPIVQGCGAGVSLLSALHVAEQILKEGNP
- the glpC gene encoding anaerobic glycerol-3-phosphate dehydrogenase subunit GlpC, giving the protein MSLLSDNSFEDCIKCTVCTTYCPVSRVNPLYPGPKQAGPDGERLRRKEPALYDDALKYCTNCKRCEVACPSDVKIGDIIQRAKATHSSHKPTLRDAILSHTDLMGSIATPFAPLVNTATSLKPVRQLLDKALKIDHRRQLPKYSFGTFRRWYRQQAAKQQAYDEQVAYFHGCYVNYNHPQLGKDLVQVFNAMGIGVQLLNKEKCCGVPLIANGFHDKARKQARANITSLDEAINQKSLPVVATSSSCTFTLRDEYPHLLGVDNGNVRDGIELVTRQLYRLLEEEGRTLPLRKLPLRVAYHTPCHLERMGWTAYTLALLQRIPGLELVMLDSQCCGIAGTYGFKKENYATSQGIGAPLFQQIEESGVDIVVTDCETCKWQIEMSTSKKCEHPITLLARALAQPE